The sequence CCAGATTTTAAACCCCTTCTTTGCCCACTGCTTTTCCTCCTGCAGGCATCATCACCATGGATCAGTCGTCTCCTCCAGAGCAGCTATCGGACGCTCCGGTACAGCCGGACACGAACAGTGACTGGACGGTAACGGAGGATTTGCGCCTGCGCCGCTTTCTGTGCTACGGCTCTCAGAGCGCCACCTACAGCGCGCGTGAGAAGCAGCGCCTCACCCCGGAGCGGGCGTCCACCCTGACCGAGCTGCTCGACGCCGGCCGGGGCTGCGAGGTCGTGCACGAGGTCCGGCAGCTGAGCCGGAAGGGCGGCGCTAAGAGCGTAAACCCCGCCCTGTTCGCCCTGGCCGCGATCTCGCAGCGCACGGACGCCGAGGCCAAGCGGGCGGCGTACGGCGCCCTCGGCGAGGTCTGCGCCTCCCCGGGCGAACTCTTCACCTTCGTCCGGTTCAAAAAAGAGCTGAGCGCCGGCGGGCAGCGCGGCATGTGGGGTCGGGCACTCAGGAAGGCCGTGGCAAACTGGTACAACGGGCGTGAGCCGCTCAGGCTGGCACGCGACGTGACCAAGTGCATGAGGATGGGAGGATGGTCGCACCAGGACCTGTTCAGGCTGGCGCACTTTAAGCCGGGCAGCGATGGTAAGGGCAGGACGTGAAGGACGTAGTGTGGGTGCCCATCCAAATTTAGGTCTGCCAGGGGGCGTGGTGGGGTGTGGCAGGGCGTTTGGGTTCCAGACGTTTGCATATTCGGTTCTCATCAGTAGCcacattactttattatttaagcCTATTCAATACATACATTTGTGATatatgaactttgtgggtatacaattactgactgtagcctgtcTAGTGCATTTTTCAGTCCAAGTGGACCTCTGTAGGACCCCCGCTGATCAAATAACATTTGGATGCTGGGCCATTTTCAGCACCGcgctgtagtgtgtgtgttctggtatgagtgtagcaggtgcagcagtgttgttgggatataTAAACACCTCATTGCCAATGATTGGGAGGATGATGAGCACACATTGTGCCTCAAACTGTCCACCTAGAACCAGTTCCTAATAAGGGGGCCTGTACGtctatcccaacaacactgctgcacctgctacactcataccagaacacacacactaccgtGTCACTACTATGTTGTTACAACGTTAGtctcagtgcagtgctgagaacgtcATCcggtacagagcaacagatgagctacagtcagtagttgtatacccacagagttcatctgtatggtaggtgtcgCTTGTACAATAACTAGTGAATGTAGGTACCAAAAAGTTGGTGCTATCAGTCGGTCACgctcctgttcagggtgttactgcattgcagccagtgattctggggaggCCAGAcacacagcgaccctgaccaggacagatTGGCATTAAATATGATGATGATCTTATGCCGGCCTCTGACCGGCAGAAAgcgtcaggtgtccatatacttttggccatgtagtacgTGTGCCATCTACTGGCAGGGTGAAATTCAGTTActgtattaaattaaatcaCTATTATTTTCGTAGCCGTCGCTCTCGTCAGTAAATACGTCACTAAAGGCTGGAGGGAGGTGCAGGAGGTGTACGGGGGGAAGGAGAACCCAGAGGAGGTGATGAAAGTGCTGGCGTACCTGGAGGCGGTGGAAAAGGCCAAGCACTCGAGTGATGAGCAGGAGGTGGCGCATCTGATCGAGGAGCAGCGACTGGAGAGAGAGCACCTCCTCACCAAACACCTCAAATCTACTGAGGTAGAACAACCTCATACTTCTGATGAGTGGATGTactaatagatggatgggtggattaatagatgagtggatggatgggtggattgatggatggatggatgggtggattaatagatgagtggatggatgggtggattaataaatggatggatggatgggtggattaatagatagatggatgggtggattaatagatgagtggatggatgggtggattgatggatggatggatgggtggattaatagatgagtggatggatgggtggattaatagatggatggatggatgggtggattaatagatagatggatggatagatgggtggattaatagatagatggatggatggattaatagatgggtggattaatagatggatggatggattaatagatggatggattaatagatggatggatggattaatagatggatggatggattaatggatggatggattaatagatggatgggtggattaatagatggatggatggatggattaatagatggatggatgggtggatggattaatagatggatggatgggtggattaatagatggatggatggatggattaatagatggatgggtggattaatagatggatggattaatagatgggtgggtggattaatagatggatgggtggattaatagatagatggatgatgggtggattaatagatgagtggatggatggattaataaatggatggatggatggattaatagatggatggatggattaatagatggatggatgggtggattaatagatagatggatggatggatggatggattaatagatggatgatggatggattaatagatggatggatggatggatggattaatagatggatggatggatggattcatagatggatgatggatggattaatagatggatggatgggtggattaatagatagatggatggatggatggatggattaatagatggatgatggatggattaatagatggatggatggatggatggattaatagatggatggatggatggattcatagatggatgatggatggattaatagatggatggattaatagatggatggatggattaatagatgagtggatggatgggtggattactagatagatggatggattaatagatggatgatggatggattaatagatggatggattaatagatggatgatgggtggattaatagatagatggatggattaatagatgagtggatggatgggtggattactagatagatggatggattaatagatggatgatggatggattaatagatggatggattaatagatggatggatggattaatagatgagtggatggatgggtggattaatagatagatggatggattaatagatggatgatggatggatggatggatggattaatagatggatgatggatggattaatagatggatgatggatggattaatagatggatgatggatggattaatagatggatgatggatggattaatagatgatggatggattaatagatggatgatggatggatggatggattaatagatggatgatggatggattaatagatggatgatggatggattaatagatggatgatggatggattaatagatggatgatggattaatagatggatgatggatggatggatggatggattaatagatggatgatggatggattaatagatggatgatggatggattaatagatggatgatggattaatagatggatgatggatggattaatagatggatgatggattaatagatggatgatggatggatggatggattaatagatggatgatggatggattaatagatggatgatggattaatagatggatgatggatggatgaatggatggattaatagatggatgatggatggattaatagatggatgatggatggattaatagatggatgatggatggattaatagatggatgatggatggattaatagatggatgatggatggattaatagatggatgatggattaatagatggatgatggatggattaatagatggatgatggattaatagatggatgatggatggatggatggattaatagatggatgatggatggattaatagatggatgatggattaatagatggatgatggatggattaatagatggatgatggatggattaatagatggatgatggatggattaatagatggatgatggatggattaatagatggatgatggatggattaatagatgatggatggattaatagatggatgatggatggatggatggatgatggatggattaatagatggatgatggatggattaatagatggatgatggatggattaatagatggatgatggattaatagatggatgatggatggattaatagatggatgatggatggattaatatatggatgatggattaatagatggatgatggatggatggatggatggattaatagatggatgatggatggattaatagatggatgatggatggattaatagatggatgatggattaatagatggatgatggatggattaatagatggatgatggatggattaatagatggatggatggattaatagatggatgatggatggattaatagatggatgatggatggattaatagatggatgatggattaatagatggatggatggatggatggatggatgatggatggattaatagatggatgatggatggattaatagatggatgatggatggattaatagatggatggatggattaatagatggatggatggattaatagatggatgatggatggattaatagatggatgatggatggattaatggatggatggatggattaatagataaatggatggattaatagatgagtagatggattaatagatgggtggatgatggatggagttgcttcatctctgtgtgtgtgtgtgtgtgtgtgtgtttgtgtgtgtgtgtgtgtgtgtgtgttgctgatGTGAAGGTATGGAGAGCCCTGCTGAAGGACATGCCCCTCACCGACCTCCTGTCACATCTGGGCAAAATGAGTGTGGACCAGGTTCTTGCCCCTGGAAATCCAGATGTGGCGACTGTGTGTGAGCGGATTCAGGACGAACAAGCTCTTCTGAAGGTAATGATGAAGAAAATatagccattcatgtctgtgtgtggacgcctgaccggatggtagcactgctgggaatttgaaccctggatcgcATCGTCTGTAGGCTCTAGTGCTAGAATCTCAAGCTCTAGTGGGAGGGACAATGGCTGAACATGGTTTCTCCGATTGGCCATGCCTGGATTGGGGCTGAATTGGGGAAGGGGTGTGAGTGGTTTCGTTAATCTCTTTGATGTTTATCTCGATCCAGACCAAAACGCATCCTCTGAGCATCACGGTCGCCTCGGAGACCTACAGGCGGGGACACGGCATTCGGGGGAAGTTAAAATGGGAGCCGAACCTAGACGTCATCCAAGCCCTGGACTCCGCCTTCTACAAATGTCTGCAGGTGAGCACCGATGCATCAGGTAGGTCTCTTTAAAAGCCTGAGTGTGCCTGTGGGTATCTGTTCCCTGTTCGCTGACCTttccaaagctcctccaatgagacggaCTGTTTGATACGCGGCGGTAAACGCGAACGATGTCTCCGCAGAACGTGGAGCCCTCAGGAAAGCGCTTGGTGCTCGGGGTGGACGTGAGCTCTCGACTCGGCAGCATCGCTCTGGGCAGCTGCATCAGCACGGTGACCGTCGCTGCCGCCATGAGCCTGGTGAGATGTCCGTTCTACACTCTTAAAATACACCGCGTCCATTCCCTGGTCATTTTACTAGCTGCCAGACagacactatatggtcaaaagtatctgggcGCCTGGTcttgagcttgtcggacgtcccgtttcctgttatttattattattttattcaaataaagtgaccctctgtgtgatttttcagctagaacaacagccgctcttctgagaagcttctcaagactttggagtgtgtccgcgtgtgggaatttgtgcccattcagtcagaagatgactgatcagttgatgttcctgttGAGTTGAGCAtgtgggccttccctaaactgtttctgcaaacTCGGAAGCATGTCGTTTCCTACATAACACTGATTCATTACACCTGGTAGCAACCGCTGTGGCTgagggggcgtcccaatacttaaGTGTGTTTACTGTTCCAGGTGATCACGCGGACTGAGCCGAACTCGCAGGTCCTGCTGTTCTCTGGAGGAACCGTCGTCCCCTGTCCAGTCTCCACGGACGCCTCACTTCTCCAGATAACCACGCAGCTGGTACAGGTGAGCGTTCAGCACTGGTAGCTGGCTGTACTGGTTCCAGTTGGCAACCAGTGACCCACCTGTCCTAGTAAAACTAGGAGGGTTACAAtagttaaaaccacctccttgtttctacacacactgtccatgttatcagctccacttaccatatagaagcactttgtagttctacaattactgactgtagtccatctgtttctctgcatgctttgttagctcctttcatgctgttcttcaatggtcaggacccccacagacactgacatggtggtggtgtgttagtgtgtgttgtgctggtatgagtggatcagacacagcagcgctgctggagtttttaaacaccgtgtccactcaccgtccactctattagacactcctacctagtcggtccaccttgtagatgtaaagtcagagtcgatcgctcatctatcgctgctgtttcagtcgctcatcttctagaccttcatcggtgggcacaggacgctgcccacggggcgctgtcggctggatgtttttggtcggtggactattctcagtccagcagtgacagtgaggtgtttaaaaactccactcataccagcacaacacacactaacacaccaccaccatgtcagtgtcactgcagtgctgagaatcatccaccacctaaataatatctgctctgtggtggtcctgaccattgaaggacagcatgtagagaaacagatggactacagtcagtaattgtagtactacaaggtgcttctatatggtaagtggagctgataacatggacagtgagtgtagaaacgaggaggtggttttaatgttatggctggtcggtgtatatatgtacgtGTAGGCTGACGGTTCTGGTACAGACTGCGCTCTGCCCGTAACCTGGGCATCGGAGAACGACAGGACCGTGGACGTCTTCATCATCCTGACCAATAACGAGACCTGGACCGGGAGGTCGAGTCCTGCGGAGACGCTCAGGACCTACAGACGGGTACGTGATCAAAACTAAAGCCAGGGTGAACTTCTGAGtaatttggtatgttctcctcgTTCCTTAAGAGCCCTCATTAATGCTGgatggggtttaggtcaggtctttttttgcattttccccagttgttctcccaatttagtcgtatccaattccccgatcgcatttcgcttcctctctactgctgactaacacacgccccctccgatacgtgtgcagcaccgaccgcttcttttcacctgcaccaggtttCAAACATCACACCGATGTccgttatccctcgtctctgtgcagcaccaacgaTCGTCTatcattgtctgtgtaggcgcccagcctgccgggagtagagctgagattcgtacTCGCCGGTACTTGACAGAACCCCCCACACCCCCCATGTCAGTCGTTTGCATTTATttggcattgtgtgtgtgtgtgtgtgtgtgtgtgtgtgtgtagaagaccAGCGTGTCCTCCAAGCTGATCGTGTGTGCCATGACCACCAACATCGTCTGCGTGGCCGATCCGGACGACGGCGGCATGCTGGACGTGGGCGGGTTCGACTCGCACGCCATCGACGTCATCCGTAACTTCATCACGGACGTCATCTGAGGGAGGTGCATCGTGGGAAATGTAGTTCTACTTATgcccggttcacactacacgattcttgccctgattctggctcggcgactggtcggcgctagatttgccggctcgggagcaactcggcgttcgctcggcgatcaaaactctagcatgtcagatatctggatctgagtttccgactggcaatgagtgctgtgtcgaacagccaatgaggggaaacgcaggggaggagtgtaaacaggtgatacaggggcgtaatatagtttatatcagaatacatcagcacacacacaagctttacagtatttctgacctgattgttttctacaaaacacccacgctgtattgcaaacaatatttattaacctccaactcactacagaacaatccatgctggtcgtgttgccaaatccactcagattcatttatttttcctccttgatattacgctgcacatcagcacacacactttgatcgctcgctgcttgttgacgtgcatttttggacgtggtgtcattaaacccctcgtcacttctcgcgtgtgttctcgtgactaaacgtagtttgggagagcagagaagctcagctgcgattccagttggtgatagatggtgtagtgtgtgaccccccatcacccatcagtcgtgtagtgtgaaatacacaccgacttgaaagactcccgattacaagagatccagtcgtgtagtgtgaacagaGCAGCCGGATTTACTTTATTAGAGTAACCGATTTGCTGACCCATAATTCCATTCACTTGAGTGATAAGTGGTATATATAGTAAAGCCTGGATAATACGCTGCGTGTACAAGCAAACGTTCATTTCCTGTTCGTTGGAAGTCCCGAGAAATACCTCTCGTGCTCTCCAGGATAAAATGCTAATGAAGGTGAAATGAAGTGAAATAAGCAGTAATTGTACATTATAGAATGTACATCATGTGGAATTGGAGCTGGGGTGCTTAAACTTTTGCACAGGACGGTAAAATATGTAGGGTATTTCTGACTGactaatgttttaaatgaaagtgaaagtaCTGTGTTTAATTTATGGAACACTAGATAatatattaaattgtttttactTTAATCAGAGCTTCCGCACTTTTTTAGTCTCTGTAGCTCATATTTACTAATGAAACCTGAATTCTTGTACGTTTAGCACTTTAACactaataaatattattgttcTAATCTCACCACTGCTTCTGAGTTGTTGTTCATCTTATTAtattgagatatttcatgttttatctgctcaactacatccattcctgcatttcagacctgcaacacattccaaaaaaagttgggacggggcaatttagggctaataatgaggtgatcttccatccctcagacggcgccgcatcaagaacctccactcaacactagctgatataaccacatgggtgagggattagtttatcaaacctttatcaagctctacaatacagagttactgcacaaatcatacttaacacttaactaagcaaaaaagaagccttatgttaaccatgtccagaagctgcgtcgacttctctgggctcggaggcatctaggatggaccattacacagttgaaacgtgtattgtggtctttTTTCATTCCAGGTCTTTATATTAAAGGATTCTATTTGGCTTAAGATCTgtacttaataataaaaagaataaattcATCCTACAATAATGAATCTGCAATATGTGCGTTTTGTTTTAGGATCTCGGAGTTTTTGGGGAATGTAGTGCACTGTGTTGGTTGTAAAAAGCAGTTATTTATGGTCTGAACTGGGATGGAACCTCACAAGGTGCTTCTAAGTTCAATCCTGGAAATCCACATCATGAAATAGGAACATCAATTATTTTTATAGTGCAGCAAGTTTATCATgtagccaaaagaaaaaaagcaccGAGTCAGGCTGGCTTGTTTACAGACACGCCCCTAAAGCTCCTTACTTCAATACAATgtttactgctcacaaatgaaaacatggcacACTGGGGTTGCCACGTTAGCACATAACCACTCAAAACTTGAGCTTAGTTCGAATCCtgtactaagcacttaagctgacatgcacTTACTAATGCTCATTATTTCTTGCTTAAAAACACATCTGGTTCTAAGAaggttttcagcagatttatattCCCTGACTGTTGTCTTTTTTAAGTACAGTGAGGTAATGTacactgtggaagcactttgtaagtcgctctggataagagcgtctgctaaacgccgAAAATGTaagatgtaaaatgtaaatgaatcccAGGCGGGGCTTTCAACTTGGTCAGGCGTCCAACTGGCACAGTTTGTTGTGCATGAGGGAGCCAGGCTGGAAGGTTGAAAGGGTTTCACTGCTGGTGTGTAATTCTCCCTGTTGCTGTCTGGTCAAGTTGCCTGCATAAGTGGTGGTCGATCTAAGAGGTGCCAAGTGTGCCTCTCTGTATGCCATTCAGCTCACTGTGAGTCTCCATCACTGTCAGATGATCAGACAGGGAGAAGGGAGAGAGGCttcattgtcatttcagctctatacaagtacagattgaaacgaaacaacgttcctccagaaccagaaccagaaccagtgcagataaacaacagtacaataaatacaaaagacatttctaatctaaaaaaaaaaggtcattaaaagagacaagactagagacaagagtagtaaatgataagtgaggtaaaaacacgttctgatatacagttagcagcgTTGGGTTTATTTAGCAGCAGATATAAAAAGAGTaaggtgcaaaaaatgcaatattGCGCAAATATGCAAGTAATACAGACACTAAGTAGTTGTCAGAGTCCAGGGAGCAAGAAAAATCTACCAGAAGAATCTGGTTGTGATTTTCAATCATCTGCAGCTCTTTAATTCACCACAATCTtgctcacaaatgaaaacatggcagactaTATTGCTAACTGGCAGGCATACCATGTTTCACCAGGGTTCAAAATGACACACACAATCTGCTAGTCAATTCATTAGGATTGAAGGTGCATAGGGTGGAAATTGGGCTGTGGAGGTAGCGGGGTATCACCGGGAACCATACAGAAAATACACTGCACTACATTTCTAGgtggcttgtttacattcctcctgTTATTGTGGCCCTCAGGAGCCACACGCTTCCCCACAATCTTTACTGTTCACAGatgaaaacatggcagactaCTTTGCTAAATGGCAAGCGTACACAGTGCTTGTGCAAGGGGGTAAAGATAGTGGAACCTTTAATCCCAAATGACCTTAAAGACTAACCTGGCTTTTAATTTGGATAAATAGATGTCTGCTATTGTGGCCCTCAGGAGCCACTCGCTTCACCACAATCTTTACTGTTCACAGatgaaaacatggcagactaCACAGCTAAATGGCAAGCTTGTGCAGGGGTGGTAAGGACTAATTTGGCCTCTAATTTGGTGGCGACAACCCAGAAGCATGGGCAACCATACAGAAAACGAAGTAGTGCACGGTCCTAAGTGACGACTTTCTCAGCATTTGCCTGGATAAATGTGTGCCATTTTTGGAGCATGTTATTCAGTATACGTATGCATTCGTTCTACGAACTATTTCCAGATTCTTAATTGTAATAAACAACGAAGAAATTGCGCATTGTGACATATTCCGTTCACGCAGTATAAAGATTCCTATTAGGCGTTTATAGTAGGCAAGCTTGTCCTAGCGATTCAAATCAAGTTCCATTTGGAATTAGTGCACTAGGTAGGCGCTTTGTTGAACCGTATGTAGTGCGCATGTGCAGGGCACAAGGAcgtatttggaacacagcccggCGGTGTGTTTGTAGTGTGTAGCCAGATAAACCGTGAGCGCTAGCTGAGTGCAGACGGGCTGAAGATGGCGGACGTGTTGAGTGTACTGCGACAGTACAACATCCAGAAGAAGGAGATCATCGCTAAGGGGGATGAAGTGATTTTTGGGGAGTTTTCGTGGCCGAAAAACGTTAAGACGAACTATCTTATCTGGGGGTGAGTTTCACTGCTTCCTCCTCACTGTTAGCGCTGCTAGCACAGGGATGCTAACTAACTAGCAGCAAGTTTTGGCAATCTGGTGCTCGCACTTCATCCTGACCTCTGAAACgagtttatttttctttttttagacgCATTAACTGCGGAAATTTGACACTGTAGTATACACGCTTGTTCAAACTTGCGATGTTTATAACCAAATATCGCGATACTTACGTGGAGTGACAATTATCGCGATATTTGGTTGCATTGTGACGTCACTTTTAGTGTATAATTTAAGTCCTGAATGACAAAGGTGATGATCTACTTCACAGTCTGCTCTCCAGAACTTCGTACCAAGCTTGTGATGTGTATTTATGAGCATTATAATGAGGGTCACAGGCGCTCAGATGTGCAGAGATTCCTCTGGATgttctgaatcttttaataatgttatggaccgTAGATGGCAAAACCCTTGAATTTGTTGCTGATGAGCGTAGAGAACGTTCTTCTTAAGCTGTCCGAGTCTTTGCAAAATGTCACACCTTTGAAACATCCTTGcttggtactggactagtaatcagaaggtcgctggttcaagctccaccactgccatgttgcaaCTGTAGGGCCCttatgcaaggcccttaactctcagttgctcagactgtacactgtagctttatattttggtttagggatgtcccgatccgagatcggaatcgggcccgatcgaggcattttttaactgatcggtatcggctttactgagcCCGATCCTGAACCAGATTTTTTCGCTTTACGTCAGCGGTCAAGCAGGTGTCGTGAACGGagagtccagcagtgaagtgtaacgtctgtaatgtgagcgtttcacgaggcggtgggagcagagccgcgttcattactgtagaactTTACTGTCTATACGGCGTGTGAGtccaggatcactccggtttactaaacaatcacttttaatcccagtatgaaaacttcagggaGAATTAAATACAGCAcgagttacaagactgaacgacctCTCAGTaccaagcactctgattggctcagTTACACAACACgcctacaagtacggtggctaataagaaacaaaccagatatcagtTAACCAAAACGATCTACAATCACTACCAatctgatacggcacctaaaacaTAAACACTcggccgaatacagcgagtttattattattatatgatgagaagaggaaccggccgtCCGCTAACACGACGGAGACGCTGATTTTCCTCAGAAAGATCCTTCACTTCAtgttgagtgttctagtttcactgctacaatgctgcactaagtttgtttacttctattttgtaaaaataaaagaacgtTAAacaatagtttggatgcaggcaatgttttccctacagcactgcagagctattcaggtgttaaacatgtacactggattaatgtgaataactgttatgtagttgaagtgtgcaccgtgtgaacagtattatccagttcttatctacacaatatctagaaaacacaagtatcggtttgagactcggtatcggatcgggatcaaaattaaagatcgggat is a genomic window of Trichomycterus rosablanca isolate fTriRos1 chromosome 4, fTriRos1.hap1, whole genome shotgun sequence containing:
- the ro60 gene encoding 60 kDa SS-A/Ro ribonucleoprotein, with translation MDQSSPPEQLSDAPVQPDTNSDWTVTEDLRLRRFLCYGSQSATYSAREKQRLTPERASTLTELLDAGRGCEVVHEVRQLSRKGGAKSVNPALFALAAISQRTDAEAKRAAYGALGEVCASPGELFTFVRFKKELSAGGQRGMWGRALRKAVANWYNGREPLRLARDVTKCMRMGGWSHQDLFRLAHFKPGSDAVALVSKYVTKGWREVQEVYGGKENPEEVMKVLAYLEAVEKAKHSSDEQEVAHLIEEQRLEREHLLTKHLKSTEVWRALLKDMPLTDLLSHLGKMSVDQVLAPGNPDVATVCERIQDEQALLKTKTHPLSITVASETYRRGHGIRGKLKWEPNLDVIQALDSAFYKCLQNVEPSGKRLVLGVDVSSRLGSIALGSCISTVTVAAAMSLVITRTEPNSQVLLFSGGTVVPCPVSTDASLLQITTQLVQADGSGTDCALPVTWASENDRTVDVFIILTNNETWTGRSSPAETLRTYRRKTSVSSKLIVCAMTTNIVCVADPDDGGMLDVGGFDSHAIDVIRNFITDVI